Within the Miscanthus floridulus cultivar M001 chromosome 2, ASM1932011v1, whole genome shotgun sequence genome, the region TCAGAACCAAAAACTACGGATTACGTTTACATAAATTGCAACTAACTAAAACTGTAATTTTAGTATGAAAATATATAATAACCGTCGCAAACTTTTAGCAAGTCTCTTTTTCCTTGAAAGGTTCGTGTGGTTGAATTTTCTTATTGTACTTCACGATCCATGTGTAACTACACTGAAGTTTACACTACGTATAGTATATTTTTTCCTCTGCTTCTTTTATGAAATGTGAGTGTCGAATTTTAATATTTACAATTTGTGTATTCTGTTTTTACCGGAGCCAACCTGTGCGTCATACAAAATTTAGTCCATCTATACACAACTTCGGTAGTTTTGAGGAGTTCGGTCACTCGTGTGATTTGGTGACCAAAATCGCATGGATTCAAAAGTAGGAACAAATCGTATGATTTTAAGGCCTCCGCCACACGAATTAGAAACCAAGATAGGCATAGGGCAAACATTTTCACACGAATCTTTAGTTACACCAACTTTACTCAGAAGTTGCACCAAAATAATCACTCTAACTTTAGTACAAATACAGTATAATATTAGTAGTCTTATTAAATTGATAGTAACTAAAATTGAGGTGTGGGAGAGAAGAATTTTACTGGAATCCTAGTTCCTTTCATGCATTCCATTTAGGAAAAGAGAAAGGGAAAGAAAATTAGAGCAAAAAAATAGATGTGAGAGAGAAGTTTTTCACCGAAGCATATAGCAAAATGGAATAAATTCTATATATTGGAACAAAGCATATGTAGATGAAAATTAATCAAAGTGAAAAATCCAAATTTATTTTATGTCTTGAAAATAACAGAATTACTTGGGCCTTCAATTGAACAAACATGTAAAAATAGGAAAATAACAAACATAAAAAGGAAAATTACAAATAACAAAAAATCAGAAATTATTCTATGAATTGTAAATACACAAAGTTATAAGGTCTTGAATTGACTAAACATATCAAGTTTTCAAAATCATATAATAGGAAGAACATAATCATTCTATAATTACAAATACATAAAAATTAAGGGTCTTGAATGAAGCAATCATATCAAATTTAGTAAACAGTTCTAGTTTTGACTTTGCTTAGAAAACAAAGAACAGAAGCCAAGAATGCTTCCTCCACCGTGGCTATAATGCATCACATCAATCACTGACCACTGCTCCCTCCGTCTCAAAAATAGAGTTGCTATGGAAATCGTGCTGatcaaactttcttaactttgactAGTTTTGtagaaaatatatgcaacatttatatctccaaataagtttattatgaaagtatattcaatgaTCTACCTAATGATCAGGGTTTTCAATttcggtattgcaaaaatttcggccaccaccgaaactaccgaatttcgcgaaattcggccgaaattttggcgaaatttttttagagactagcacatgaagtatgcttttttctaaaaaaaacatttaaatctaaacaaatattagtatgatttatgactacacatctattaaatacaaaaatatgcaatataaacaataaaaaaattgagtctaaagttatataacacatgtattagtgtattacaaaatttcagatttttctttcggccaccaccgaaattaccgaatttcgccgaaattttgaaccctgctaatgatactaattatataccataaatattaatattttgttaaatatatttggtcaaagttaaaagttgCTAATTTTTTAGGAagactcttttttttttgagacaGAGAGAATAGTCTAGTAAGCAGTTCAAGTTTTGTCTTTGGACGGTTTCATGCTTGGAAGTTGGAACGATTGGCAAGGATCGGTCAGGCCTAATTACCTGTACTGCTGTACTAGTACTAGGCTGGTAATTGATAGGCAGTTCACGAACGAACGAAGCAGCGACCATCCCAATGACCAAACGGTCTAGCTACCAAACACCACATACCCAGCGCACGTGTTCTAATTGAGCAGAactttaaaatttaaaataaacTGGACACCCTATCTACTGCAGGACATCACGATGGGAGGCAAAATCAAATCGGACGGACCAGAATTTTTGTGATGAATGTAAACGAATTACTCAGGTAAAGTATGCTTTTCTGTACAAAATAACCTTGCGGAGCCAAATTATGTCTCGGTCTGTGTATACTGATTTTGCTCAAATCTTCCTCTTGGAGCCAATTTTGCATAAGTATAAATATATTTTGTCAAAGGTCTTCGAAACTGTCGACTACCCACTGCATATATGCATATCAATCAAATACAGGTGCATTTTGGAAATGAGCGcaaagtgtcggtgtttcgagttaccgactagtaaatttctagtattgcgcgtctggctcggatggtgtgcctagaggacacgaggtttatactggttcggacagaaagtccctacgtccagttcgtcgccgctgctcgtgttactagcactgaaagtttgtagtaggggttataaacgagcgatagagggacatgtcccaagtctctgatgtgcgTGTGCTCCTAAGGCGTGTTAGGGCGTGTGTTTTGATATCTACAGCCGTGTAGAGTGGTGTACCGCTATCTACCCTCCTAGGGCgtcctacttccccttttatagaccaaggggaagagcaggttacacagagagaaagagggagaagagccaatGAGAGGAATGCTCCCAGGACCAACGGacctttcttctcctttatgcgggtcccgtcgacactacagatggtgacagggatggctccacgccgGGCGCCTGTTCGCCGCTGATGCCACACCCCGGCGTTGTCAGCGGGTCGTGACGTCCCATTTCGTCCCGGCGGGCGACATGGCGAACCAGCGTGCTGGTCAGCGGctgtacagggagtaggcagcatagtgaccacgcgtccgtcactgttggtgatgtgagttccctggaatgaCATGTCGCGGGCACGAGTCATGTTGAGACGTGCCCGCTCCCTGCACGGTGCCAGAAGTTTGATGTtcggttgtactttctggcccgtagtggttggcggcggtacgggcttccgtcaggagccgtgcctgaggggtcgggcgagacggatccccctacccagaggccgagcgaggcggagcccccgacccagaggtcgggcgaggcggagcccgcccccagaggtcgggcggggcagagcccgcgcacctggggggtcgggcgagacggagcccccgaCCTATAGATCGGGCGAGCCGGgcccacccccagaggtcgggcgaggcgaagcccacgcacctgggggtcggttggagctgtagtcgcgctcttgactgctcgaatgaatcagtgttgatgaccattagctcttCCTCTTCGAgtatcctagtattggtccccgacacaaaGATTTCTCATTTTCTGTATTTTGGAGTAAAGCAGTACAGTACCCCACCCCCAGCTCCAACAACTCGTTGGCCATTGATGATCTTTGTTGAATGTTTCAAAAAATCAGAAAATTTCAAACATTTTCTTCAATTTCAGAGTTGAATGGGTCACCGCCAATCAACACATGTACTTATTACGAGGAGATAGACAGCTAAACCACTCCCGTATGCATCGAGAAACTTTTCAATATGACACTTTGACTTAAGACATCTAAACCACTCCCGTATCCAGCGGCCACTTAGCCTACTATGCGATGTTCCTCCTGGTCGCGCTCTCGTCTCCCACATGGCGTCCGCTCTCCGCCCCGGCATGTGCAACCGCAGCGGGTACCTCCCGGGCCGATCCAGCACTGTGAGAAGAGCAATGACCCAGTATTACGGAGCATATGGAATAAATAGAGCATATGAAGCTAGCAATGCGCGTCACACCAGTATTACAGAGCTTAACATCACGGCTGGTGCGAATCGTAACGTACTAAGCATGTGCCAGTATAACTTATATATAGTATAAATATCATATCACAGAGCATATATGCCAAAGGGCAGTTCAATTCCATACATTCTAACGTTGAGTTCTTGGGACTGAAATATTCCACAGAAAGCTCACTGAGCAGTTCAGAACTGTGAGCATATATGCCAAACGGCAGTTCAATTCCACACATTCTAACGTTGAGTTCTTGGGACTGAAATATTCCACAGAAAGCTCACTGAGCAGTTCAGAACCGTGAAATATTAAGCAGAATTACACTCAGGCGAATTTAAGTCTTGTAGCAATTTCAGTATTAAGCATGTAATTAGCACATTAGCAGTTTCAACAGAATAATAGATTTGAAATCGAATAAGACATGAGCAATACAGAGGGTTCCATGATGATAATTAGCTAATGTGGCTGCTTGATGGGTTCCGTTAGTGTTACATACATAGTAGTATGAGGCTGATTCTTCAGCTTTGAACCAATCCCAGCTATCCCGTACCTCACACCGCTTCTACAAGCCCTTTCCCGAACTGAATTCTGATATGTTATAGTTATAGGTTCAATGCTGCAAATGAAAAGAAAATATATCTCAGTATTTCGTGAAaatctaaaaacaaaaaaaaggatgCTTGCTAGTATTACCAAATGAAACTGGTAAAGTATTTCTCCTCCATTTATCACCTTCTTAGATATCCAATCAGAAGCTAGATCCTCTAAAATATGCAGCTGCTCTTCTACCTCTCCTATAAGTAAAGAAGATGATATAATCAGCATTGCTCACAAAATAACAAGTGTAAGTTGGAGTTGTTATACTGATCATCATTACCCATCTGTTCTATCTCCAAGTTGTTGGCAAGAATATCGTGGAAAAGTTCCTGTTTTGTAATTAGCGAATTCTTGGTAGAATGAGAAATATCGCAGACAATGTCAAATGTGGAACATAAGGAAGCCATCTTTTCCTGGGTACCCACTGGGTCTGCCAGATTGATTTTGTCTTTATCACTAAAGAAGACATGATCATTCTCCTTCAAGGAAAAAGGTCATATGGTCAGGAAATAACCGATAGACAAATGAACATTGTAGAATTGTTCAAGTTTTCCAACTTTTacaataaaagaaaaaaagggcAGGAAGCAAGAAATCTATTAGTCATACACCATGCCATACCTAGAAAATTAAGAGTACTTTTTTTCTATAGTGAATTTCTACAGGCAAAAAGAGAAACTGTCATCCTGGTACGACTGTGCCTTAGCGCATAAAATTTCAAGTTATGTAAGAATAAGATATTGTGGATTATTAGTAGTCCGATGGCTGGCTTGTTTCTACAGCATGAACAACTGCACTGCTAACATTCTAGGTATTATTGAACCGTTGTGTATTCATGTTCCCTTAATTGCACAATTAAATGCAGAAATAGCTATCCACAGTTATTCTGTTGCCGTGTTGCATGCTAGGTTTTTCACAGCAATCCAGGCACAAGCATTTGTTTCTAGTTTATGTTATTGACTATGGCATCTCTGATCTTGTAGCATGTAATTATGTGCTGATCCATACACAAAAAGATAAATACAATTCTATGTGATGGATGGAAATCAAGATACCTCTAATGACTTGTTGAAACTAGATGAGTCTTCTGAGAAAATTCCCATTTTAGATGTAGCCTCATGTTCCATTCTATCATGATAAGAAGGGCTTCCTCCTTCAAATTTTAAAGATGTATTTAGTGATCTGCGGGCAGAACTGGCTGAACGTGGTTCAGAAATGTGTCCACATGTGGCCTCGAGTTTCTCAAGTGAAGTTGGCAATGGCCTTTTGGGTGTCTGCATGTAAAGTAATTTGCTGCTCTCCCTCTGTACGCGCTGCAGGGGCAGGTGCCGAAAGGGCTCCtttgctgctgcactgtagccgcggcaggggcaggcgccgaaaggctcccatgccgcactgtagccacagcaggggcatgcGCCAAGTCAGCCCTGttgtcactgtagcagcatggcaaccTAACATGTCTATGTACTAGGATAAGATGAGTAGAGtcgtatatatagcttcccactgcaactcagtaaaggcGGTTCAGTTTGCCACATCCAGAAGCAGAGCTTTCACCAGCGCTGTGTGTGTGAGctgttctcaatatcttcttctaTCTCTAACCATAGTGAGTGAGTGAgctggtaagcttactgcttacctgtgcaggaTAGCCGTGGGACCAACACTGCATTGCTGGTGTTTGAGCCAACAATGGTGACTCTGAGGTCTCTTGTTTTGGCAACAGGGAGATCGAATGACGACTTGGAGTAACAGAAATTTCAGAGTTCACTGTAACTGAAGCATGTTTGTCTTGCTTTTTAGGGCTTCTGTTTGTTCCTTCTGTATCATAAGCACTCACAGAGCTCAGTTTTGTTGGATCAGGTAGCAATTGAGTCTTTTCAGCTCCATCAGTAATGACTTTCTGGGACATTAGCCTTTGAAAAGATTGTGGAAAGTGGGAAGCATTTGAGAATCCATCCTCAGTTGTGCCCTGCAGATGTGGCTCAGCAGCATGCCCATTCTATGATGCCTCAAGATATAACTGGCCCCTGGACCTCGAGTTAAAGGGTTCTGGTAAGATTGCCTCCGGAATGTCTGTGCCCTGCATAAATAACAATTCCGACTAGAATGCTGAGTGAATTATCCTGGCCTAGAGACTAATAAAATCGAAAGTGCATGAGTCACCTCCTAAAAAAAGACATGCTGAAGGCCTACTTCAGTTGAAGTGCTTCAAGCAAACTAGGGGAAATAATAAACAGTGAAGATCTACTAATGAACAACTACCTAAGGAGGGCCGATTTAAATTAAGTTTAGTACCTTATGATGAGTATCCAAAAATCTCAAAAGCTTTGAGTAAAAAGCCTCGCAAATTGCCATGGATGGAGACTGATCAGGACTTGTGCATTCCACAACATCCATTACAAGTATGATTTCCATATCAGCATACATGCATAGGCTTTTCTTATCATGTAGAAGTATCCTCTTAATCTGGATTGCTTCTGGAAACAAATGCTTCATTTGGGCCAAATGACTGTACGATAACTTCCTGCAATGCAGAAAGGTTATCACCCAACTGTAACAAACAAACGAATAACAAACAAACGAAAGGTTATTACCTTTTTGTGAGTATTTCCACCTGGGTGGCAATATTATTAAATGTAGCCATCCTCTTCCGCAGGCGTAGCAACCTTATAGAACTCACCATTCTATTAAAAAGATTCAGTAAATCCTTGTGTCTGCAATTGTGAACAAGAAAGACAAGGTGAATAATCATGGCTAGGAAGCACACATATGCATGAGATATTGAGATGAAATTAAAAGCGGCTCACTTCTGAAGAAGTTCAATGCTTCTTGAAATATGAGACCGGCTCACACTAGGCGAAATACTGTCATTATAGTCTTCATCATCTGTGTCACCCTCATCTTCCACGAACTGATTTGCAAATCTGTCTTTGTACCTCTCTGCAAGTAAATTCCTTGCCAGCGAACTCACAACAACCCCTTTGCTTCTAGATTCAAGCTTCTCTGGAGTGGGTGATTCAATTTTGCTTCCAGCATCTTCTGTGTCAACTTTCATCTTGTGCATAGTTGCAGGGCTACTCGAATCATCATCATTAGACATTTGCGGTAATCCTTTCTCAAGGTCAAGCTGAGTAGCATCCCCCTCACTCATTTTCAGGTCCCTACACTACAATAATGGGATTATAAGTAATATGCTACGAACTAAATCAAACACAAATCCAACATTCATAGAAGTACATGGGTGAACTTAGTAAACATCAACTTCTATGGTCATAGACTCACAGTCATACGGTCTCATACCTCTATCCTCTAGTAACACCACCAAGGTATTTCACAACCATCTAATCACAATCACTCCAATAAAAACTATTTACCAAAAAAATCACAAATTCTCTACTCGTGGAAATATACATGAATTAGGACCAATCCGTGCAAGAAAAATCAAGGGGTTTTACATCCACCAGAATTTGGTGGCAAGAATGTGAGGTATGTAAAATTCGATGGGAGCCTCAAAAAATAAAACGGTGAACAGAGATACCTACAATCTAATATGGAGTTCGCTAAAATAATGTGAAATTCTAGCTATCACTCCGTAAAAGTTAATACAAAAATCGGGTGGAAACAACTAGCGTAGTAACTAAAACAATTGAGTGAACTGCACACAAATTACGCCAAACCCTAGACATTAACCCACCAGGCCACCACATAGCACAACACAACAGCTGACCACACAAACCACCGCAACTCGAACCAACGCCTTGCGAATGCGGAGGCGAAACGAACACTCCGCCGGAGGGCACGTGGGAGAGTGGCAGAAGAAAGGAAAGCATCGTAATAAAATTCCTAAAGCACAAGTAAACAGAAGACCAGATCTTCAAAGTTTACCCACAGCTAGAGCTCGTGGTGCGCTCGGCGTCTCAGATCCGGAGGAGGTCCGAGAATGGGCACTTCAGACGCAGGATTTCGCGGCGGGAGTCGGCCGGCAGCGGCGAGCGTGCACCGTTgcggaagggagagggagggggggaATGCGAGGCGGAAATAAAGAAAGAACGGTGCGCTTCAAAAAAAGGTGGAGCAAAGCAAACGTTCCCCAACACGAGCCCAACGGCTATATTTCGGGCCCTTTTTATACGTCAGCGCTAACGAATCACATGGGCCGTTCCTTGCTTCACGCTTTCAGCCCACTTGTTCGTTCGGCTGCTTCACAAAGCCGGCCCGTTCCGACCCATGAACCTCTATGGTTTCCCCTGTCGCTGCTTCTCGACCTTTCTTTCCCCTCTGCCACAGGCGAAAGCGAGGCGATTTGGATCCCGGCGTCGATTTCCCCGGCTCCTCCTCGCCTCAGGTGGCCGCTCCGGCGCCGGAGGTGGAGAGGAGTCGCGGGATCGATGGCCGGTGTACATACTCTCCCTTATTAGCTTATATCTAGGTAGATTTTCCCCGTACCCTTCTTCAGCGGCGGCTTCGGCTTGGTCTCTGACGACCTCCGGCGTGGTTCCTCGTACGGACAAGATGAGGGACGTGGTGTTGGTCCCGGTGGCTTTCTATTGCCGGCCGGTTCTTTTGTCCCTACAGGAGGTTTCCGGCGACGGTGGAGGTGTCGAAGCCTTCTCCGGAGATGGTTCTGTGGGATTTGTTTTTTCCCTGCTCAAGAAATCGGGTTGGTTGCTTTCCCTAGGGTTGCTTTGTCGCTGGGTGTTTCGGGGTCACCGGCGATGCTTGTGGCGTCCGATCCCGTACTCTTGGCGAGGATATGGCCGCTAGCCATCATTTGCCCAGGCGTTCAGCGTTTAAGGTGCACATCTTGTTATGTGCCGATTGATGTAGCTTCAAAACCGTATGTTGCTTCTTTGGAAGCTTCTTCGTTGAGGTGGGATTCGGCTTCAAGCTGCAAGCTCGGCGTTCGTTTCTACGTCGAGTGGTGGCTCCGTTCTCTGGCGACGAAGACGACCGGGAGATCTTTGCAAGGACCAGGATgtaatttttattttattcaggGGTGTGTTTGTAAGGATGTATGTGTAATATTTTATATGAATCAATAAAATGCAACCcggttttctcaaaaaaaaaaaactagctggTTTCCCCTGCCCTCTTCATCTGCACAAATATTTTGTTcttgtttctaaaaaaaaaatgtTCTCCAATTCAACTCACTAACATTTTCCTGTTCATACAGAATAGGGATTATATCACAAAGGTAGTGGACCCATGCTAGACTAGGAACTGTAGTATTTTATTTTGGGTTCATCACAATTTATCATACCCGGTGTTTTTGGTGCGTACTGCTTACTAATGGCCTTGAATTCATTTTTTCACCCCAACCACACAATCAGTATCTTAGGCTCTGTTTaaacgtcaaatttttcaagatttctcgtcacatcgaatctttggacgcatgcatgaagcattaaatataaataaaaaataaaactaattacatagtttagacgaaatccacgagacgaatcttttaaccctaattagattatgattggacactaattactaaataacaacgaaaacgctacagtaacaTTTTGCTAAATTTTTCGCGAACCAAACTGGCCCCTTACAGAATACTTGCCAATGCTTTTTGGGACCTGCAGAACAGAAGTGCTTTGGGTACATGTGACCATTGGCGCGCTCCCACATTGACTGCTAACATGGGTTCGTATGGGCTGTTACACTTTGCTGACCATCCACTGGAGTTTATTGGATTGAAAATGGTGTATTCATTTATCGTATATGACGTTTTGAGCTACTTTTGGTTCATCCAGCGAGAAAGACAGTAAGATGGATTTTGTTTTATTTCCACGCAAAAACTAGGACCAGCACGCATATCAAATAATAGACTGTTTCTCTCCAACCCTGAGCCTGTACATAAACATCGAATAAATGGTTTCACAGACGGTCCTCTGAGGCCACACAGGGCAGTGCTCACAAAAACTAGAATCCTCTTCTGAAGCCCATCGACAGAGAGTCGTGTTCAGAAACGGACGACACAGACTAGTAGGATCTCCCAGAGTGAATCAAGCTACCAGCTCCCATGAAAAGCCCGAAAAGGGCAGCAGTGCTGACAGTGGCTCTTCCAATGTATCTGATCTTTAGCAACCCAGGGATCTGTGGAACAGAATAAGACTGATTAGCACtcatcacaaaaaaaaaaaaaaaaaaaaaaaaaaaaaaaaatctacattTTATTTCAGATATGTTTTTGTCCTGTTAGTTAAAGTAACAAAGCTACATTGTGCCATGGGTTTGATAATAAATCAAGTCTCCACTAAGTTTAGTTAAATGGACAATGAAGACTGTCTTAatggagaaaaaaaaacatcagtAGCATCATGGTAAGTAGTGTTATGCTCAGTAGCCGATAAATCCTTTGCATCTTGAATGACTGAACACTGAACATGACAATCAAATTATTTGCTTCCTACTGTTTCGATGCATCAATATGTAATAATTTATGAATGATGTTCATCCAGAACTCTACGAAAGCAAATACTGAAACGGGGAATCAAATATCAAATAGAACACTACCACGAAAGCAGTTTTGAATATAAGAAAAAGCAAACAGCGTGTATGCATACCTTGCGTCTGAATGCCTCAAAAGTTCCATAGCAAGCACCTGCGTAGAAATAAACATTATGCCAATTATTAACTTGGTACTCGCATCCTACAGCAGCAGAAAGAAGGAAAACAAAATATGACACTTATTTTCCTGATATTCATATCCTAGGAAGCAGGTAGGCACAAGAGCATTTTGAGAAAACTAGCTACAGCCTAGAACTATAAGCAATCAAGAATTTCAGGCGAGTTATTGCACAGAAGAAGCAAAAGAAGCCAATCATGTATAGCTACCAATCGTAGAAATACTGGTCCTCTAAGACGCACCGCAAAAAAGTATATCAATAAAAGTATTAAGACTTTCCAAAGGAGCGTCTTTTCTGCCATACAACAAAAACCAAAAGCAATGACTGTCCAAGTAAGAATGACAGAGACCAGTAGCCTAATACTGTGTCACCATATCCAATCCTTTGTTAAGATTTAAGATTGGTATCCCAACGAGCAAAGTACAAAATCAATCTCAAACGCTGTCATTTAGTCCAAATCAACAAACTAAACCAAACTCCAAACTCAGCGGTACATTCCAAAGTGGCATTGAGCGACTTTTGACACTAGAAGTCATTCACTTAAAACTCAATGCAAAGGCAGGTAGTAGATGTTACATTTTTCATCCCAATTCCTAACAACCACCAGCAAATTCCCCAATTCCTAACAAGCAAATTCACCAAATCACGGCATATATACCAAACCAGTGACAACCCTTAAAGCACAAGCGATTAGGCAAACAAACTCCAACTAGAGCATCGATTTAGCACTACTTCCTAAACATGTTTAGCTCGAGAAGATCCCTGACATCGCACGCTGATATACTTCAAACGTCGATGCATGGGCACTACCGAACTAGATCGAGTAGATAGCACGGATGTATAGAGGTGTAGGGTTTAGTGAGtaagttttttttaatatatatatataattaaaaaGTGGAGGAGGTTACCGACGGCTCCGCCGATCGAGCTGCCGACGGCGACTCCAGCGCCCACCTGCGCCATGTAGTTGTTGCTCCTCGTCATCACCTCCTCGCGCTGATCCTCTGACGGCCGGGTTCTTCCGGGTTGGGTTCGTCTTGTTTGCAGTTTGCTCAGATAGGAGGAGTATGATTTTATTTTATGATGGTGAATCTCGGAGAATCAATGAGGCCTAATACAAGCTGTTCGATTTTCGTAACGGACGGCGTCGGGTCAATCTGGAGCCGCAAGAAATTGGTCCGGTTGCGGTTGGTACACTTCAGCACGTATCAGCGTAGTATTACTGGAGAAACTGCCAGGATGGGTTTTCTTGGACTAGAAGTTGTCATCACAGTTTAATTGTAGCCCAAGCAATTATTAAAGCGTCCAAGTTTACTAcggtcatgttcgcttctcttataatccgtctttttcagcttgttttttcaatcgaaacagtgtttttctctcacgacaaatcagccagaacagtgttttggctaattttttcagcaaagcgaacagggcTGTACATGTGTACGCACTGTGTAGTGTATTTTCCATTTATGTAACTTTCAGAATCCAGAAAGATTACCTGTAGCAATCGATTATTGTGGCTAGCTTCGGTGGGCATCCTTTTGTTTAGTTGACGAGTAAAATGCACGGTGGGTCCTTAAACTTTTAGCGTGTTCCTATCTAGATCCTCGAACTAAAAAAGTAACCATCTAAGTCACTAAACTATTGTCGTCACAAACTAATAGTCCAAAACCAGTCACGTCAGCAC harbors:
- the LOC136538855 gene encoding uncharacterized protein; amino-acid sequence: MTRSNNYMAQVGAGVAVGSSIGGAVGACYGTFEAFRRKIPGLLKIRYIGRATVSTAALFGLFMGAGSLIHSGRSY